The proteins below come from a single Hyperolius riggenbachi isolate aHypRig1 chromosome 8, aHypRig1.pri, whole genome shotgun sequence genomic window:
- the LOC137527481 gene encoding zinc finger CCHC domain-containing protein 3-like translates to MAKKSTSQRKGETKGAPRTGTSAGPQEEVAASTSTTPAEATPRPQARPRQDPLGAPALEPWMRTTVALKLRKVDGRVPDMTPEVFGKKMVLDQGFSKAETLSIQNFMEGIFYITFISMQVCRRYWEAFSTAGPDSTFRKFDGNSPIQREERRIMIAMRNPHIPAADIATYLRRFCQVLKGPTQILDSNGFWTGRWSVICRLRKDSSKPGGFQHLSPSFNLGNSPGIIRYEDIPQTCMKCGKLGHIARNCKEHACRNCQVTGHEAKDCPRARCCNLCGLPGHLYTACPQRAKSYAGRVAMGAVKPSQPAAKPPPQKAAPKEKQKDKGKGKAQEGKIQPPPDPSHTSAPNPPPPQPCPSYPSHPSPDPYPNPCGHPNPTHPDHTRSHPPPPPPPNPPPPLQEASSLLSPAEIITKGKRKQAEDASPPEDVAKKKAIDLGADGETEEDIAVDGEDVFDELDQYIDDYRNAIADGIIDENLDLSPTNGSASSAAPERDPPVGTGN, encoded by the coding sequence ATGGCAAAGAAAAGCACATCACAGAGGAAGGGAGAAACCAAGGGGGCCCCCAGAACAGGAACGTCGGCCGGACCTCAGGAGGAAGTGGCCGCCTCGACCTCCACCACCCCGGCAGAGGCAACCCCGCGGCCTCAGGCCAGGCCCAGGCAGGACCCCCTAggggcgcctgcactggagccctgGATGAGGACAACGGTGGCGCTGAAGCTGAGGAAGGTGGATGGCCGAGTGCCGGACATGACCCCTGAGGTTTTTGGCAAGAAGATGGTCCTCGACCAAGGGTTCTCCAAGGCGGAGACCCTGTCTATCCAGAATTTCATGGAGGGGATCTTCTACATCACCTTCATCTCGATGCAGGTCTGTAGGAGGTATTGGGAGGCCTTCTCCACAGCAGGCCCAGACTCGACCTTCAGGAAATTCGATGGAAACTCCCCAatccagagagaggagagaagaaTCATGATTGCGATGAGGAACCCCCACATACCGGCAGCGGACATCGCCACCTACCTGAGACGCTTCTGCCAGGTGCTGAAGGGTCCCACCCAGATCCTCGATTCCAACGGATTCTGGACGGGTAGGTGGAGCGTCATCTGCAGGCTGCGGAAGGACTCCAGCAAGCCAGGCGGCTTTCAGCACCTGAGCCCAAGCTTCAACCTGGGGAACTCACCGGGCATCATCCGCTACGAGGACATCCCCCAGACCTGCATGAAGTGTGGAAAGCTGGGCCACATCGCAAGGAACTGCAAAGAGCACGCCTGCAGGAACTGCCAGGTGACTGGCCATGAGGCGAAGGACTGCCCCCGAGCGCGGTGCTGCAACCTCTGTGGACTACCAGGCCACCTGTACACAGCCTGCCCGCAACGTGCCAAGAGCTACGCCGGAAGGGTTGCCATGGGCGCTGTGAAACCGTCACAGCCAGCCGCAAAACCACCACCCCAAAAGGCAGCCCCGAAGGAGAAGCAGAAGGATAAAGGAAAAGGGAAGGCACAGGAGGGTAAGATACAGCCACCCCCCGACCCTTCCCACACCTccgcacccaaccccccccctccccaaccctgcCCATcctacccctcccaccccagcccagACCCCTACCCCAACCCCTGTGGTCACCCAaaccccacccacccagaccacacccgctcccacccccctccccctcccccccctaacCCTCCACCTCCCCTCCAGGAGGCTTCTTCCCTTCTCTCTCCCGCAGAGATCATCACCAAGGGAAAAAGGAAACAGGCGGAAGACGCATCACCCCCTGAAGATGTGGCCAAGAAGAAGGCCATTGACCTGGGGGCAGATGGGGAAACCGAAGAGGACATAGCAGTCGATGGAGAGGACGTGTTTGATGAGCTCGACCAGTACATCGACGACTACAGGAATGCTATAGCCGATGGTATCATCGATGAGAACTTAGATCTCTCACCTACCAACGGCTCAGCATCGAGCGCGGCACCGGAGAGGGATCCACCCGTCGGGACAGGTAACTAA